The genome window CAGGGACGGACGTGGGGACAGGCGAACTGTCAGGTCGCCTGTCCACTTTACGGCAGTCGCCTGATCGCAGCCGGGTCACGGTCGGGTCGCGGCCGGGAGGTCAGCTGAAACGGACCTCGATGTTGCTGTGGCCCAGGGAGATGACGTCACCGTCGGCGAGCAGCCAGTTTTCCACGGGGATCTCGTTGACCGTGGTGCCGTTGGTGGAGCGCAGGTCGGTGAGGACCGCGTCGAAGCCGTCCCAGGTGATGTCGGAGTGACGCCGGGAGACGCCGGTGTCCGGCAACCGGAGGTCGACCTGGTTGCCACGGCCGATGGTGTTGCTGCCCTGTTTAAGGACGTAGCTGCGGTTCGAGCCGTCCTGGAGGTAGAGGGTGACGGTGCGTTGCGGGGCGGCCTGGTAGCCACCGGATCCGGTGGAGAGAAGCCCGTCGACACCGTTGACCGCTTCACCGGGAGGGCCGGTGACGACCTCGGTCTTGGGCGCCGCGGCCGAGGACTGCGGTTCGGGACGGGATTCCGGACGCTGCTCCGGGGCTGCCGTCGGTGACTGGCTCCAGGAGGAGGGGCGTCCCTGCGGGTGGGCGAGGCCGGCGAGCGCGCCGGCTGCTCCGGCGGCTCCGGCGGCGCCAGCGGCGTGAGATCCTGCGGCGTGAGATCCGACGTCGGCGTTGTAGTCGGCGTTGTAGGGGCGGGCGACGGGGCTGCGGGGGTCCACCGGTTCGGACTGCGGCCATTCCGCTCCGCCGCCCTCGGATGCCGACCGGGCGGAGGAGGACGCAGCGGATGCGTCCGAGGCTGCGGACGTAGAGGGCGCGGCGGAGGCCGAGGACGCGGACGCAGCAGATGATCCTGCAGGGGAGGACTGCGGCGGTGTGCTGGTGCGCTGCTCGGCGGCGGTGAAGCTGGACCGGCACTTGAGCTGGCCGGTGTGCATGCTGTCATCGCGGATGAGGTCCACAACCAGGGCGGTGGCGGTGGACCAGCCCTCGTTGCGGATGAACCTGTTGAGCCGGTCCCGGACCTCGTGGGACAGGTCCGGCCGTTTCGTCAGCAGTGCGTCATAGTCACGGGACGCGAGGTGGACCTCGAAGGTCGAGGGGGCGTAGAGGGCGCCGGAGCGGTCCTCCATGAGG of Corynebacterium terpenotabidum Y-11 contains these proteins:
- a CDS encoding DUF3662 and FHA domain-containing protein, which encodes MDLFGRFRKLDSSLQRGLDNGFARVFGGEVVPTEIDELLKQEVEDALMEDRSGALYAPSTFEVHLASRDYDALLTKRPDLSHEVRDRLNRFIRNEGWSTATALVVDLIRDDSMHTGQLKCRSSFTAAEQRTSTPPQSSPAGSSAASASSASAAPSTSAASDASAASSSARSASEGGGAEWPQSEPVDPRSPVARPYNADYNADVGSHAAGSHAAGAAGAAGAAGALAGLAHPQGRPSSWSQSPTAAPEQRPESRPEPQSSAAAPKTEVVTGPPGEAVNGVDGLLSTGSGGYQAAPQRTVTLYLQDGSNRSYVLKQGSNTIGRGNQVDLRLPDTGVSRRHSDITWDGFDAVLTDLRSTNGTTVNEIPVENWLLADGDVISLGHSNIEVRFS